In Chryseobacterium camelliae, one DNA window encodes the following:
- a CDS encoding OmpA family protein: protein MSLNVIDLIKGQLGPALVSQAASQYGESESGISKAIGGFLPVVVGGLANHSDDPKVLDHLSDPASGSILSNLSGEASGHSALSDILSSIFGDKVNGLVNTIATYSGVSNNTSHSIMNVVAAAAVGAIAKYAADQNLDRSGITTLLNDQKNTVSSLMPAGLSLASLGMDNWNIRYKFDNDGDQIKTPHHEPKIEVTKSVSSEGTNPDRNTHDGGGSIWKWLLPLLLLIAAAYFIWKQCEKKETTVTTSVSDSGTVKTDTTTASSGASSINAAATSKTDEDIDLNGTALKGYKGGMEDRMIAFLKSGGYKNAKDDAALKDTWYDFDHVNFKLGTSDQLEAGSEGQLQNLVAILKAYPEAKIKIGGYTDKTGNEASNLKLSQARAVFIKDWLSKQGVSSQVIGAEGYGSKFAKVDASASDAERASDRRMSVRFAK from the coding sequence ATGTCTCTAAATGTCATTGATCTAATCAAAGGGCAACTCGGTCCTGCATTAGTCTCCCAGGCAGCTTCCCAATATGGGGAAAGCGAATCCGGAATCTCAAAAGCCATTGGCGGTTTTCTGCCCGTAGTGGTAGGCGGACTGGCCAATCACTCTGATGATCCCAAGGTACTCGATCACTTATCCGATCCTGCTTCAGGCAGCATATTGAGCAACCTGTCCGGAGAAGCTTCCGGCCATTCTGCACTGTCAGATATTTTATCTTCAATTTTCGGGGATAAAGTAAACGGGCTGGTTAATACCATTGCAACCTATTCCGGCGTAAGCAACAATACTTCTCACTCTATTATGAATGTTGTCGCTGCAGCTGCCGTAGGAGCTATTGCCAAATATGCAGCTGACCAGAACCTTGACCGTTCAGGCATCACAACTTTACTGAATGACCAGAAAAATACGGTTTCCAGCCTGATGCCTGCAGGATTATCCCTGGCATCATTGGGAATGGACAACTGGAACATCAGATATAAGTTTGATAACGATGGCGATCAGATCAAGACTCCTCATCATGAGCCCAAAATAGAAGTGACCAAAAGTGTGTCGTCTGAAGGAACAAATCCGGACAGGAATACACATGACGGCGGAGGATCAATCTGGAAATGGCTTCTTCCGCTTCTGCTTTTGATCGCAGCCGCCTATTTCATCTGGAAGCAATGTGAAAAGAAAGAAACAACTGTTACCACATCGGTATCTGATTCCGGTACTGTAAAAACAGACACCACTACTGCCTCTTCCGGAGCTAGCAGTATAAATGCAGCAGCAACTTCCAAAACCGATGAAGATATTGATTTAAACGGAACCGCATTAAAAGGATACAAAGGAGGAATGGAGGACAGAATGATTGCCTTCCTGAAATCCGGAGGTTATAAAAACGCTAAAGATGATGCAGCATTAAAGGATACCTGGTATGATTTTGACCACGTTAATTTCAAACTGGGAACATCTGACCAGCTTGAGGCAGGATCGGAAGGCCAGCTGCAAAACCTTGTTGCAATTCTGAAAGCATATCCGGAAGCTAAAATCAAAATCGGAGGTTATACCGATAAGACCGGAAATGAGGCTTCAAACCTTAAACTTTCCCAAGCGAGGGCTGTCTTTATTAAAGACTGGCTGTCCAAGCAGGGGGTTTCTTCTCAGGTAATTGGTGCAGAAGGCTATGGAAGCAAATTTGCCAAGGTAGATGCAAGTGCATCAGATGCTGAAAGAGCATCAGACCGAAGGATGTCGGTTAGATTTGCCAAATAA
- the proS gene encoding proline--tRNA ligase: MAKLTSRSEDYSKWYNELVVKADLAENSGVRGCMVIKPYGYAIWEKMRDEMDRRFKETGHVNAYFPLFVPKSLFEAEEKNAEGFAKECAVVTHYRLKTDPNNPHKLIVDPDAKLEEELIVRPTSEAIIWNTYKNWIQSYRDLPILINQWANVVRWEMRTRLFLRTAEFLWQEGHTAHATKEEAVEETEKMIDVYADFAENFMAIPVVKGLKTPSERFAGADETYCIEALMQDGKALQAGTSHFLGQNFAKAFDVKFTNKEGKIEHAWATSWGTSTRLMGALIMTHSDDLGLVLPPTLAPIQVVIVPIFKGEEQLNQISEVALDIQAKLRAKGISVKFDNDTQNKPGWKFAEYELKGVPVRIAMGPRDLENKSVEIARRDNLTKEVRAIEGIDVYIEELLKTIQKDIYDKAFNFRKEHVTRVDTYEEFKTVLEGKTGFIYAHWDGTAEEEEQIKEETKATIRCIPLDDDVEEGISLISGKPSKRRVLFAKAY, encoded by the coding sequence ATGGCAAAATTAACCTCAAGAAGCGAAGATTACAGCAAGTGGTATAATGAGTTGGTTGTAAAAGCCGACCTGGCTGAAAATTCAGGTGTGCGGGGATGCATGGTAATTAAACCATACGGATATGCAATCTGGGAAAAAATGCGTGACGAAATGGACAGAAGGTTCAAGGAAACCGGTCACGTTAATGCTTATTTTCCGCTTTTCGTACCCAAAAGCTTGTTTGAGGCAGAAGAAAAAAATGCTGAAGGATTCGCTAAGGAATGCGCCGTAGTAACACACTACAGGCTGAAGACCGACCCGAACAATCCGCATAAACTGATCGTAGATCCGGATGCCAAGCTTGAAGAAGAACTGATCGTACGTCCGACTTCCGAAGCCATCATCTGGAATACGTATAAAAACTGGATCCAGTCTTACCGTGATCTGCCGATTCTGATTAACCAGTGGGCCAATGTCGTGCGCTGGGAAATGAGGACACGCCTTTTCCTCAGGACCGCAGAGTTCCTCTGGCAGGAAGGCCATACCGCTCACGCTACCAAAGAAGAGGCTGTTGAAGAAACGGAAAAGATGATTGATGTATATGCAGATTTTGCAGAAAACTTCATGGCAATACCGGTAGTGAAAGGATTAAAAACGCCTTCTGAAAGGTTTGCCGGTGCAGACGAAACCTACTGTATTGAAGCTCTGATGCAGGACGGGAAAGCACTTCAGGCAGGAACTTCCCATTTCCTGGGACAGAATTTCGCCAAGGCATTTGACGTAAAATTCACGAATAAGGAAGGAAAAATAGAACATGCATGGGCGACATCATGGGGAACTTCCACCCGTCTGATGGGGGCACTTATCATGACCCACTCAGATGATTTAGGATTGGTACTTCCTCCTACACTGGCACCGATCCAGGTAGTGATTGTTCCTATTTTCAAAGGTGAGGAACAGCTGAACCAGATCAGTGAAGTAGCATTGGACATCCAGGCAAAACTGAGAGCCAAGGGTATTTCTGTGAAATTTGATAATGATACCCAAAATAAGCCGGGATGGAAATTTGCAGAATATGAACTGAAAGGCGTTCCGGTAAGAATTGCCATGGGGCCTAGGGATCTTGAAAACAAATCGGTGGAAATTGCCAGAAGGGATAACCTGACGAAAGAAGTACGTGCCATCGAGGGAATTGATGTTTACATAGAAGAATTGCTGAAGACCATTCAGAAAGACATCTACGACAAAGCGTTCAATTTCAGGAAAGAGCATGTGACCCGGGTAGATACTTATGAGGAATTCAAAACGGTACTGGAAGGAAAAACAGGCTTCATTTATGCCCATTGGGATGGTACCGCAGAAGAAGAGGAACAGATCAAGGAGGAAACCAAAGCGACTATCCGATGCATACCTTTGGATGATGATGTGGAAGAAGGAATTTCCCTTATTTCCGGAAAACCTTCTAAAAGGCGTGTATTATTCGCAAAAGCATACTAA
- a CDS encoding OmpP1/FadL family transporter, with the protein MSVSAAFFAQAQDVSVIRNTAEIYSGSPNVGSAKFNAMAGSNGALGGDANSLLTNPAGLGVAISGEISGTLSITNNKNTSSLAGSSFEYRINKGDLGNVGAVMTFQMRPESPWKFVNLGVNFSSQSIENYVQTPGNSNIVYDFDAAGTRSSSFGGHAYDRYGYLTKTSIGVGANYNHNLYLGMGLNFFNANIDQSDTAIFNSLQNGSSEYFSKQNTPFSERGNGFSASVGVIGKVSPNFRLGAAIETPTFWDIDRGYNFYNDDQYGDDSAVENRKFTSPLKATVSAAFIANKSFSLNVDYSLGLTTPKYKTYGAAEEDLNAFFKDNYKNVSEVRAGAEYRLKQFRLRGGYAYTSNPFDALTVNAFRTDGSVNTNASYDNLMLNNRNALSFGLGYDFRSFYIDASYQNITSKYTNPFMRGLVNATYEDGYYSSNNLIASDSYIVSDVKNVKNNFFITFGWKF; encoded by the coding sequence ATGAGTGTTTCTGCAGCATTTTTTGCGCAGGCTCAGGATGTTTCTGTGATCAGAAATACTGCAGAAATTTATTCAGGATCTCCTAATGTGGGTTCTGCTAAGTTTAATGCGATGGCCGGTTCCAACGGAGCCCTTGGAGGTGATGCAAATTCCTTGCTTACCAACCCTGCAGGTTTGGGGGTGGCGATCTCAGGAGAAATTTCAGGAACTTTGTCAATAACCAACAATAAGAATACTTCCTCACTGGCAGGTTCATCATTTGAGTACCGGATCAACAAGGGAGACCTTGGAAACGTTGGTGCTGTCATGACATTCCAGATGAGGCCTGAGAGTCCGTGGAAGTTTGTGAACCTCGGTGTTAATTTTTCAAGCCAGTCCATAGAAAACTATGTACAGACTCCCGGAAACAGTAATATCGTTTATGACTTTGATGCGGCCGGTACAAGAAGTTCATCGTTCGGAGGCCATGCCTATGACCGTTACGGATACCTGACTAAAACCAGCATTGGTGTAGGAGCCAATTATAATCATAACCTTTACCTGGGGATGGGGCTGAATTTCTTCAATGCTAATATTGACCAGTCGGATACTGCAATTTTTAATTCTTTGCAGAACGGATCTTCAGAATATTTCAGTAAGCAGAATACGCCGTTCTCGGAACGAGGAAACGGATTTTCTGCTTCTGTAGGGGTTATCGGGAAGGTAAGTCCGAATTTCCGTCTGGGAGCAGCCATTGAAACACCTACGTTCTGGGATATTGACCGGGGCTACAATTTCTATAATGACGACCAGTATGGAGATGATTCAGCAGTAGAAAACAGGAAGTTTACTTCTCCGCTTAAAGCTACTGTAAGTGCAGCGTTCATCGCTAATAAAAGTTTCTCTCTGAATGTGGATTACAGCCTGGGGCTTACCACTCCGAAGTATAAGACTTACGGTGCGGCAGAAGAGGACCTGAATGCTTTCTTCAAAGACAATTACAAGAATGTTTCCGAAGTAAGAGCAGGGGCTGAATACAGGCTAAAGCAGTTCAGGTTGAGAGGAGGATACGCCTATACATCCAATCCTTTTGATGCGCTCACTGTAAACGCATTCAGAACTGACGGTTCCGTAAACACCAATGCGTCTTATGATAACCTGATGCTTAACAACAGAAATGCTCTGTCATTCGGTCTCGGATATGATTTCAGGTCTTTTTATATTGATGCTTCCTACCAGAATATAACTTCAAAATATACCAATCCGTTTATGAGGGGTCTGGTCAATGCTACATATGAAGACGGATATTATTCTTCAAACAATCTGATTGCCAGTGATTCATACATCGTTTCAGATGTCAAGAATGTAAAAAATAATTTCTTTATCACTTTCGGCTGGAAGTTTTAA
- a CDS encoding ZIP family metal transporter produces MTVFLLVMSVIAGILLGKYFGKRQKLAKNLLILSAGFLITVCLNEVFPQVYASGAGGGLGIFVIAGVLLQMILEALTKGFEHGHLHHHSEHNILPVALMVGLFIHAFIEGIPLANERETLSPYLLGIVFHNLPISFILGAFLFNRHGESRSTTSYPSLLIIALFALASPLGMLLGNYFNPDLQPYFLAVVGGIFLHISSVIIFESNKNHNIDWLKIGLVILGVSLALVMHLFHHHAH; encoded by the coding sequence ATAACAGTTTTTTTACTGGTTATGAGTGTGATTGCCGGCATATTACTGGGCAAATACTTCGGAAAAAGACAGAAACTCGCTAAAAATCTGTTGATTTTGAGTGCTGGGTTCCTGATTACAGTATGCCTGAATGAGGTATTTCCTCAGGTATATGCCTCAGGCGCAGGAGGCGGACTGGGAATATTTGTGATTGCCGGGGTATTGCTTCAAATGATTCTTGAGGCTCTGACGAAAGGCTTCGAGCATGGCCACCTCCATCATCATAGTGAACATAACATCCTTCCGGTGGCACTAATGGTAGGCTTATTTATCCATGCTTTTATCGAGGGGATTCCTTTAGCCAACGAAAGAGAAACCCTGTCACCATATTTACTGGGCATTGTTTTCCACAACCTTCCTATTTCATTTATTCTGGGGGCTTTCCTATTCAACCGGCACGGCGAATCGAGAAGCACTACATCCTATCCTTCTTTACTGATCATCGCATTATTTGCCCTCGCCTCGCCGCTGGGCATGCTGCTGGGAAATTATTTCAATCCTGACCTTCAGCCTTATTTTCTTGCTGTGGTAGGAGGCATATTCCTGCATATTTCATCTGTGATTATTTTTGAAAGCAATAAGAATCATAATATCGACTGGCTCAAAATCGGATTGGTAATCCTGGGCGTTTCCCTGGCACTGGTGATGCATCTGTTTCATCATCATGCACATTAA
- a CDS encoding SAM-dependent methyltransferase: MEWFESWFDTPYYHLLYSNRDYTEAESFITALTSELQLPPGSRIIDLACGKGRHSVFLNKLGYDVLGLDLSRQSIEHNKQFENQTLLFDVHDMRNPIEADPMDAVFNLFTSFGYFESERDDKKVFKSVYDVLKPGGFFVLDYLNESFVKNSLVPESVVKRGDIDFKISKKIEGRYIIKDIRFETDGKPYHFFEKVKLHTPETILLYAEECGFERIKIWGDYQLNAFDSTNSPRCINLFRKKA, from the coding sequence ATGGAATGGTTTGAATCTTGGTTTGATACCCCTTATTATCATTTGTTATACAGCAACAGAGACTATACCGAAGCAGAAAGCTTCATTACGGCACTCACATCGGAGCTGCAGCTTCCACCGGGATCCAGGATTATAGACCTTGCCTGTGGCAAAGGCAGGCATTCCGTATTCCTGAATAAACTGGGCTATGATGTCTTAGGGCTGGACCTTTCCAGACAGAGCATAGAGCATAATAAACAGTTTGAAAACCAGACTTTGTTATTTGATGTTCATGACATGCGCAACCCCATTGAGGCAGATCCTATGGACGCCGTATTCAATCTTTTTACAAGCTTCGGGTATTTTGAATCGGAACGTGATGATAAAAAGGTATTCAAATCAGTTTATGATGTCCTGAAACCCGGAGGGTTCTTCGTTCTGGACTACCTGAACGAAAGTTTCGTTAAAAATAGTCTTGTTCCGGAATCTGTTGTTAAACGTGGCGATATCGACTTTAAAATTTCTAAGAAAATAGAAGGGAGATATATCATTAAAGACATCCGTTTTGAAACAGACGGGAAACCCTATCATTTTTTTGAGAAAGTAAAACTTCATACCCCTGAAACCATTCTTCTGTACGCTGAAGAATGCGGTTTTGAACGGATTAAGATATGGGGAGATTATCAATTGAATGCATTTGACAGCACCAATTCTCCTCGCTGCATTAATTTATTTAGAAAAAAAGCATGA
- a CDS encoding THUMP domain-containing class I SAM-dependent RNA methyltransferase → MNTENLQIQIKTFFGLEQILAEEIKKLGGRKVEVKNRAVNCEGDLGFLYKINYSARTALKILVPIYEFKAFNQHQFYDRLFKFNWEQFMDVEQSFAIDSTVNSETFKHSQFVTLKMKDAIVDYFQGKFKRRPNVETKHPDIKFHLHIDRELVTISMDSSGDALFKRGYRREQGEAPINEVLASGMLQLAGWDGKGNFLDPMCGSGTLLIEAAMIAMDLPAQIFRKRFAFQNWKNYDAELFAKIKEFRVNRVREFTGKIVGYDIDARMLNAARMNIEAAEMEDVIEVRKQNFFDSKKDLFPLLMVFNPPYDERISINDEDFYKKIGDTFKTSYPNTLAWLISSDLEAVKKIGLRPSRKIKLFNGKLETRFLQYEMYEGTKKVHKLEN, encoded by the coding sequence ATGAATACAGAGAATTTACAGATTCAGATCAAAACGTTTTTCGGGCTTGAGCAGATTTTAGCTGAGGAAATTAAAAAGCTGGGAGGAAGAAAGGTGGAAGTGAAAAACCGGGCAGTCAATTGTGAAGGCGATTTGGGTTTTCTTTATAAAATCAATTATTCTGCGAGGACGGCCTTAAAAATTTTAGTCCCGATCTATGAGTTCAAGGCATTTAACCAGCATCAGTTTTATGACAGGCTCTTTAAATTCAACTGGGAGCAGTTTATGGATGTGGAACAGTCATTTGCCATTGATTCAACGGTAAATTCCGAAACATTCAAACATTCACAGTTTGTGACGCTGAAAATGAAAGATGCTATCGTAGATTATTTCCAGGGAAAATTCAAAAGGCGTCCGAATGTGGAAACTAAACATCCGGATATTAAATTCCATCTTCATATCGACCGGGAGCTCGTAACCATTTCTATGGATTCTTCCGGCGATGCCCTGTTTAAAAGAGGCTATCGGAGAGAGCAGGGAGAGGCTCCGATCAATGAAGTCCTGGCAAGCGGAATGCTTCAGCTGGCGGGTTGGGACGGGAAAGGTAATTTCCTTGATCCGATGTGCGGTTCGGGAACTTTGCTGATTGAGGCCGCGATGATCGCGATGGATCTTCCGGCACAGATTTTCCGAAAAAGATTCGCATTTCAGAACTGGAAAAACTACGATGCCGAATTATTTGCAAAGATTAAAGAATTCAGGGTGAACAGGGTGCGCGAATTTACCGGGAAAATCGTGGGTTACGATATTGATGCCAGAATGCTGAATGCAGCCAGAATGAATATAGAAGCCGCGGAAATGGAAGATGTAATTGAGGTGCGCAAACAGAACTTCTTCGATTCCAAAAAAGACCTTTTCCCTCTGCTGATGGTCTTTAACCCGCCTTATGATGAGCGGATCTCCATTAATGATGAGGACTTTTACAAGAAAATAGGGGATACTTTTAAAACCAGTTACCCCAATACACTGGCATGGCTTATCTCATCAGACCTGGAAGCCGTGAAAAAGATTGGTCTCAGACCATCCAGGAAGATTAAACTTTTCAACGGAAAACTGGAGACAAGGTTTTTGCAGTATGAGATGTATGAAGGAACAAAGAAAGTTCACAAGCTTGAAAACTGA
- a CDS encoding branched-chain amino acid ABC transporter substrate-binding protein: MPFDFFDALSFFSDFLNLLGNTSSSSGPVRDEEYVEKKPRYIKEIISIRFILISAVLIVLVFKDPLPGAHYIRALAVISFIGIAISCILFFILYMVGKYYFTNVFQWLLFSGSFMLFCISSGWCLYFKSGWFL, from the coding sequence ATGCCTTTTGATTTTTTCGACGCTTTAAGTTTTTTTTCTGATTTCCTGAATTTGCTGGGTAATACTTCATCATCATCCGGGCCTGTTCGTGATGAAGAGTATGTAGAGAAGAAACCGCGGTACATTAAAGAAATCATCAGCATACGGTTTATTTTGATTTCCGCTGTACTGATTGTTCTGGTCTTTAAAGATCCTTTGCCGGGAGCACATTACATCCGGGCTTTGGCGGTCATCAGTTTTATAGGCATTGCTATTTCGTGTATTCTGTTTTTTATCCTTTATATGGTAGGAAAATATTATTTTACGAATGTTTTCCAGTGGCTGCTCTTCAGTGGATCGTTTATGCTGTTTTGTATTTCATCAGGGTGGTGCTTATACTTTAAATCAGGGTGGTTTCTTTAG
- a CDS encoding glycosyltransferase, which yields MKPTLSVIVAIFNRKDELFELLNSLSHQTDHEFEVIIVDDGSFIDLKPTVSRFEEMLNIRYFRKDNSGPGLSRNYGAHRAQHEWLVFVDSDVIVEKDYIANIKKDIEGIPCEAFGGADKAHKGFNLMQKAISYSMTSVFTTGGIRGNKKSVSKFQPRSFNMGVRKEVFDAVGGFSEMRIGEDPDLSMTLWEHGYTTAFFDDIAVYHKRRVDFGKFSKQVYQFGCARPILNQRHPDYVKISFAFPTLFLLGYLMGFLEYFFMGKGIILTLYGFYTFMVLFHALFVTRNISIAGMAVISTYIQMFSYGYGFLKSWTLLNVLKMKPEEAFPSHFHKKQ from the coding sequence TTGAAACCTACCCTTTCCGTTATTGTCGCTATTTTCAACCGTAAAGATGAGCTTTTTGAGCTTCTGAATTCATTATCCCACCAGACTGACCATGAGTTTGAAGTTATTATCGTGGATGACGGTTCTTTTATCGATCTGAAGCCTACTGTTTCGCGTTTTGAAGAAATGCTGAATATCAGGTATTTCAGGAAAGATAATTCCGGACCCGGGCTGTCCAGGAATTACGGTGCACACAGGGCTCAGCATGAATGGCTGGTTTTTGTGGACAGTGATGTCATTGTAGAAAAAGATTATATTGCGAACATTAAGAAAGATATTGAGGGGATTCCGTGTGAAGCTTTTGGCGGGGCAGATAAAGCACATAAAGGATTTAATCTGATGCAAAAAGCGATTTCCTATTCCATGACTTCGGTATTTACTACCGGAGGAATAAGAGGGAATAAAAAGTCGGTTTCAAAATTCCAGCCCAGAAGCTTTAATATGGGGGTAAGAAAAGAAGTCTTTGATGCCGTAGGCGGGTTTTCGGAAATGCGGATAGGGGAGGATCCGGATCTTTCCATGACACTTTGGGAACATGGGTATACCACTGCCTTTTTTGATGATATAGCGGTTTACCACAAGCGAAGAGTAGACTTTGGTAAGTTTTCCAAGCAGGTATACCAGTTCGGCTGTGCAAGGCCGATCCTTAATCAGAGACACCCGGATTACGTGAAAATTTCTTTTGCCTTTCCCACACTATTTTTGCTGGGTTATCTGATGGGCTTCCTTGAGTATTTTTTCATGGGAAAAGGGATCATCCTTACCTTGTATGGCTTTTATACATTTATGGTCCTATTTCATGCGCTGTTCGTCACCAGAAACATCAGTATTGCAGGTATGGCGGTAATTTCTACCTATATCCAGATGTTTTCATACGGCTACGGCTTCCTGAAGTCATGGACGTTACTGAATGTCTTAAAAATGAAACCAGAGGAAGCATTCCCTTCGCATTTCCATAAGAAACAGTAA
- a CDS encoding aminotransferase class I/II-fold pyridoxal phosphate-dependent enzyme, whose amino-acid sequence MENFNAANEIQDLQYFGEFGGVNPSISDSSTYTFLSAKTMFDTFEGNAEGCYLYSRHSSPMNLYLSQALAKLENTEAANVTASGMGAITSVLMQVCKNGDHIISSRTIYGGTYAFLKNFFPAYGIQTTFADIGNFEAIENAIQSNTKVIYCESVSNPLLEVADLRTLSKICKKYGLKLIVDNTFSPLSISPKLLGADIVIHSLTKFINGSSDTVGGVYCGTQEFIDDTKNVNSGACMLLGPTMDSLRSSSILKNLRTLHIRMKQHSYNALYLAERFEQDGLKVSYPGLESHRNHMLMKSMMQPEYGFGGLLTIDAGTTEKANELMELMQQENLGYLAVSLGFYKTLFSCSGSSTSSEIPEEERIAMGISDGLIRFSIGLDHDIERTYQKMKDCMLKTGVLNHEIISIS is encoded by the coding sequence ATGGAAAATTTCAATGCAGCTAACGAGATACAGGATCTGCAGTACTTCGGGGAATTCGGGGGAGTCAATCCATCCATTTCAGACAGTTCAACCTATACTTTTCTTTCTGCAAAGACGATGTTTGACACCTTTGAAGGCAATGCAGAAGGATGTTACCTCTATTCGAGGCATTCCTCTCCCATGAACCTTTACCTTTCCCAGGCGCTTGCTAAGCTTGAGAATACAGAAGCGGCCAATGTAACGGCTTCCGGCATGGGTGCCATTACTTCTGTTCTTATGCAGGTATGCAAAAACGGAGACCACATTATTTCCAGCAGGACTATCTACGGAGGTACCTACGCATTCCTGAAAAACTTTTTCCCGGCCTATGGCATACAGACTACGTTTGCAGATATCGGTAATTTTGAGGCAATTGAAAACGCAATACAATCCAACACCAAAGTAATATATTGTGAAAGTGTAAGCAATCCCCTGCTGGAAGTAGCAGACCTGAGGACACTTTCAAAAATCTGTAAGAAATACGGATTAAAACTCATTGTAGACAATACGTTTTCACCGCTTTCCATTTCTCCCAAATTGCTGGGAGCCGATATTGTGATCCACAGTCTTACCAAGTTCATTAACGGAAGCAGCGACACTGTAGGCGGCGTGTATTGCGGGACACAGGAGTTCATTGATGACACCAAAAATGTCAACAGCGGAGCTTGCATGCTGCTGGGACCCACCATGGACAGCCTGCGGTCTTCAAGCATTTTAAAAAACCTCAGGACCCTGCACATCAGGATGAAACAGCATAGCTACAATGCACTTTATCTGGCGGAAAGATTTGAACAGGACGGTCTGAAAGTATCTTATCCCGGTCTTGAATCACACCGCAACCACATGCTGATGAAAAGCATGATGCAACCGGAATACGGCTTTGGTGGTTTACTGACCATCGACGCCGGAACAACTGAAAAAGCCAATGAACTGATGGAACTGATGCAGCAGGAAAATCTGGGCTACCTTGCCGTGAGCTTGGGTTTTTATAAGACCTTATTCTCCTGTTCCGGAAGCTCGACATCATCAGAAATTCCTGAAGAAGAGAGAATTGCCATGGGCATTTCAGACGGGCTTATCCGATTCTCCATCGGGTTGGATCACGATATTGAACGGACATACCAGAAAATGAAGGACTGCATGCTCAAAACAGGTGTCCTCAACCATGAAATCATTTCTATATCCTAA
- a CDS encoding Lrp/AsnC family transcriptional regulator, producing MKFDETDRQLLLFLQQDSKQTTKELSYKLGLSVTAVYERIRKLENAGVIAKYVAILDRHKINRDFIVLCHVKLTQHRKEYVLQFEKEIMNLQEVTECFHVSGDYDYILKIAVRDMQDYRNFMLSKLTTLKHIASTHSSFMISEVKNTTAIVL from the coding sequence ATGAAGTTTGATGAGACGGACAGACAATTGCTTCTTTTTCTTCAGCAGGATTCCAAACAGACCACCAAAGAACTGTCTTACAAGCTCGGACTATCGGTGACGGCAGTGTATGAACGTATCCGCAAACTGGAAAATGCGGGAGTAATTGCAAAATACGTGGCTATTCTTGACCGGCACAAAATCAACCGGGATTTTATTGTGTTGTGCCATGTGAAATTAACCCAGCACAGAAAAGAATATGTGTTGCAATTTGAAAAAGAAATCATGAATCTGCAGGAAGTAACTGAATGCTTCCATGTAAGCGGTGATTATGATTATATCCTGAAGATTGCAGTAAGGGATATGCAGGATTACCGAAACTTTATGCTTTCAAAGCTGACTACTCTGAAGCATATTGCAAGTACCCACAGCTCATTTATGATCTCTGAAGTCAAAAATACGACGGCTATAGTCCTTTAA